The Gemmata palustris genome includes a region encoding these proteins:
- a CDS encoding sensor histidine kinase — translation MRLSLRYRLLLPFVLLLLGDAVVTGWAASIAARGAEQRLATQQWAVAHTLTEPPFFPLTEPVLKKMQKLSGAEFLFVHPTVPSESTFADPKPKPPTDVPTATLPEVGEPHTLGPPVVIAGQEYRCLRLPLSPKHPNQGGSLYIFYPESLRRTAVADAVRPLIILGGAGVFAVILAFAFGSGLVRRVRDLDARTRLIAAGDFRPMPVTGGDDEFRDLCEAVNEMARRLAAFQDELQRTERLQVLGQFSGGLAHQLRNAAAGAKLAVELFLAENPSADPEPLQVALRQLARIESNLRQFLALGKPPIGVHEPCDLAKLIGQSVSLLKPQCQHAGTPVIWAPPVESTVIVGDSTQLSHLLGNVIGNAVEAAGPGGEVRVRLTATQIGASVEVSDTGPGPPPAIADKLFDPFVTGKDQGIGLGLAVAKQAVDAHAGRIAWERREGRTVFTIELPRGA, via the coding sequence ATGCGATTGTCCCTCCGATACCGGTTGCTCCTTCCGTTCGTGCTCCTCTTATTGGGGGACGCGGTGGTGACCGGGTGGGCCGCGTCCATCGCGGCACGCGGAGCGGAACAGCGCCTCGCGACGCAACAGTGGGCTGTCGCGCACACGCTCACCGAACCGCCGTTCTTTCCGCTCACGGAACCCGTTCTCAAGAAGATGCAAAAGCTGTCGGGGGCGGAATTTCTCTTCGTTCACCCGACCGTACCGTCCGAATCGACGTTCGCCGACCCGAAGCCGAAGCCGCCCACCGACGTGCCCACCGCGACTCTGCCCGAAGTGGGCGAACCGCACACACTCGGCCCACCGGTCGTGATCGCGGGGCAGGAGTACCGATGCTTGCGCCTGCCGTTGTCGCCCAAGCACCCGAACCAGGGCGGGAGCCTGTACATCTTCTACCCCGAATCGCTGCGCCGAACGGCCGTGGCCGATGCGGTTCGGCCGCTCATCATCCTCGGCGGCGCGGGCGTGTTCGCGGTGATCCTGGCGTTCGCGTTCGGCTCGGGGCTCGTGCGCCGCGTGCGCGATCTCGATGCTCGCACGCGACTCATCGCGGCCGGCGATTTTCGACCCATGCCCGTGACCGGCGGCGACGACGAATTCCGCGACCTGTGCGAAGCCGTCAACGAGATGGCTCGGCGCCTCGCCGCGTTCCAGGACGAACTCCAGCGCACCGAGCGGCTCCAAGTGCTCGGGCAGTTCTCCGGCGGCTTGGCGCACCAGCTTCGCAACGCGGCCGCCGGTGCGAAACTCGCGGTGGAACTGTTCCTTGCAGAGAATCCGTCGGCGGACCCCGAGCCACTGCAAGTGGCGCTGCGACAACTCGCGCGCATTGAATCGAATTTGCGCCAGTTCCTTGCACTCGGTAAGCCGCCAATCGGCGTGCATGAACCGTGCGATCTCGCGAAGCTCATCGGCCAATCCGTCAGTTTGCTGAAGCCGCAGTGCCAGCACGCGGGGACACCCGTGATCTGGGCGCCGCCGGTCGAAAGCACGGTGATCGTCGGCGACTCGACGCAACTCTCGCACCTCCTCGGCAACGTGATCGGTAATGCGGTCGAAGCGGCCGGCCCCGGGGGGGAGGTTCGCGTTCGGTTGACCGCGACGCAAATCGGCGCTTCGGTCGAAGTCAGCGACACCGGTCCCGGCCCCCCTCCGGCAATCGCAGACAAGCTGTTCGACCCGTTCGTGACCGGTAAGGATCAGGGCATCGGGTTGGGACTTGCGGTCGCGAAGCAAGCGGTCGATGCCCACGCCGGGCGCATCGCTTGGGAGCGACGAGAAGGCCGCACCGTGTTCACGATCGAACTACCACGAGGAGCGTAA